A genome region from Amblyraja radiata isolate CabotCenter1 chromosome 4, sAmbRad1.1.pri, whole genome shotgun sequence includes the following:
- the LOC116972581 gene encoding LOW QUALITY PROTEIN: uncharacterized protein K02A2.6-like (The sequence of the model RefSeq protein was modified relative to this genomic sequence to represent the inferred CDS: substituted 1 base at 1 genomic stop codon), which translates to MTVRNLFIYVLREGGRPLLGREWARRLKFDWSTIHSLKHRELGLTGPLQSKLVEVKHRERGLIGPSKSKLAEVLATAPEVFQSGLGKLVGIQATISITEGSAPKFFKPRPVPFAIRPAVEAELDNLEQQGVLSRIDWSEWATPIVPVMKKALPDGPGLAQKVRICGDFKVTVNPVLKVVQYPLPKIDEIFASLAGGQHFSKIDLAQAYLQMEVEEDSRHYLTINTHKGLYRYNRLVFGVASAPAMWQRAMEQVLQGIPGTQCYLDDILITGRTVEEHLSNLXRVLGRLKRYGLRANKAKCDFFKEQLAYCGHLIDRHGLHKSPDKIAAVVNAPAPVNVSQLRSFLGLINYYHKFLPNLSAILYPLNGLLKSGVKWNWSLECVKAFADSKALITSRKVLAHFDPAIPIKLACDASPYGIGAVLSHQFPGGHERPIAFASRSLSTAEKNYAQIDREALSLVWGVKKFNHYLYGQKFTLITDHQPLVSIFNPKKGVPLMTAQRLQRWALFLCAHRYDIKYRGTKLHGNADSLSRLPLPIVSDVPMTDVAELFHMSICEVLPVDNKRIERETRNDRTLSGVYDVTVRGWPAEGDSRFPQYSARREQLSTCRGTVMCGSRVVIPQKLQKQILEELHVGHLGCTKMKSLARAYVWWPGIDGQIEELAKNCSGCRLEQKTPPLAPIHPWEWPSGPWKRVHIDYAGPFQESMFLVVVDAHSKWPEVIKMSSTTSQKTIVTLRTIFARYGLPEQICSDNGPQFVSEDFKKFLKTNGIKHSTSAPYHPATNGLAERFVQTFKKALKAMKHEDLPMQHKLDNFLFNYRNAVHAVTGQSPAMVFFNRQLGSKLDLVRPDLRRQVEQKVFHCAPQCLTRSFQVGEAVLARDYRNQKWQPGVVAEVQGPLMYAVNTADGQIRRHVDQIVQSTIAPHLEPRLSASDQPVSMGGQWSNKELEPMVPMSCYPVLAAKEAPMPSLDISPAKVAVQVPDQVVAIPKQVFPSSEVRCSPVESGLRRSTRISRPPQRLIDEL; encoded by the coding sequence ATGACAGTGAGGAATCTGTTTATATACGTGCTGAGGGAAGGCGGACGGCCATTACTGGGTAGAGAGTGGGCTAGGAGACTGAAATTTGATTGGTCAACTATTCACTCATTAAAGCACAGGGAGCTGGGGTTAACAGGGCCCTTGCAAAGTAAATTGGTTGAAGTAAAGCATAGGGAGCGGGGGTTAATAGGACCCTCAAAAAGTAAATTGGCTGAAGTGTTGGCAACAGCTCCAGAGGTGTTTCAATCAGGACTTGGCAAGTTGGTTGGTATTCAAGCTACTATATCAATTACTGAGGGGTCTGCCCCCAAGTTTTTTAAACCTCGACCAGTACCTTTTGCAATTAGACCAGCAGTGGAAGCTGAATTAGATAACTTAGAGCAACAAGGAGTGCTCTCAAGGATAGATTGGAGTGAATGGGCTACACCTATTGTGCCGGTTATGAAAAAGGCTTTGCCGGATGGCCCGGGATTAGCACAGAAAGTACGTATTTGTGGTGATTTTAAAGTTACAGTGAATCCAGTGTTAAAAGTAGTACAATATCCATTGCCAAAGATTGATGAGATTTTTGCCTCATTGGCAGGAGGGCAACATTTTTCTAAAATAGATCTGGCACAAGCATATTTGCAGATGGAGGTAGAGGAAGATTCCAGACATTACCTGACGATTAATACGCATAAAGGCTTGTATAGGTATAATAGGTTGGTTTTTGGGGTAGCTTCGGCGCCGGCTATGTGGCAGAGAGCCATGGAGCAGGTGCTGCAAGGTATTCCAGGTACCCAATGTTACTTGGATGATATTTTGATCACAGGTAGGACGGTGGAAGAACACCTCTCCAATTTGTAACGGGTGTTGGGCAGGTTAAAACGTTATGGCCTTAGGGCTAACAAGGCCAAGTGTGACTTCTTCAAGGAACAACTGGCGTATTGTGGACATTTGATTGATAGACATGGGTTGCATAAATCACCAGACAAAATTGCTGCGGTGGTAAATGCGCCAGCTCCGGTGAATGTGTCACAGTTACGCTCATTTCTGGGACTGATAAATTACTATCATAAATTTTTGCCAAACTTATCTGCTATCCTGTATCCATTAAATGGATTGTTAAAATCAGGGGTGAAATGGAATTGGTCGTTGGAATGTGTGAAGGCATTTGCTGATAGTAAGGCCTTGATTACATCAAGGAAGGTGCTTGCACATTTTGATCCAGCAATACCAATTAAGCTGGCTTGTGATGCATCTCCTTATGGTATAGGTGCAGTGCTTTCACATCAGTTTCCAGGGGGTCATGAACGACCAATTGCATTTGCATCAAGGTCATTGTCCACGGCTGAAAAGAATTACGCCCAAATTGATAGGGAGGCTCTTAGCCTTGTATGGGGTGTTAAAAAATTTAATCATTACTTATATGGACAGAAATTTACATTGATCACGGATCATCAGCCGTTGGTTTCGATATTTAATCCAAAAAAGGGGGTGCCCTTGATGACGGCACAGCGCTTGCAGAGATGGGCCTTGTTTTTGTGTGCACATCGTTATGACATCAAGTATAGAGGCACAAAGTTGCATGGGAATGCAGATAGTTTGTCAAGATTGCCATTACCGATTGTAAGTGATGTACCAATGACTGATGTGGCAGAATTGTTTCATATGTCCATTTGTGAAGTGTTGCCAGTGGATAACAAACGTATAGAGCGTGAGACAAGGAATGATAGGACTCTTTCAGGGGTATATGATGTAACAGTACGAGGGTGGCCAGCGGAAGGAGATTCTCGTTTTCCTCAATATTCAGCAAGAAGAGAACAATTGTCTACGTGCAGGGGTACCGTGATGTGTGGTTCTAGAGTGGTGATCCCCCAAAAGTTACAGAAACAAATCTTGGAGGAACTACACGTTGGTCATCTAGGATGCACTAAGATGAAAAGTCTGGCTCGTGCATATGTATGGTGGCCAGGTATTGATGGCCAGATTGAGGAATTGGCCAAAAATTGTTCTGGCTGTCGGCTTGAGCAGAAGACACCTCCATTGGCCCCTATCCATCCATGGGAATGGCCGTCTGGTCCATGGAAACGGGTTCATATTGATTATGCAGGACCCTTTCAAGAATCTATGTTCCTGGTGGTAGTAGATGCGCATTCGAAATGGCCAGAGGTGATAAAGATGTCCTCGACTACGTCTCAGAAGACGATTGTGACGTTACGAACAATTTTTGCAAGGTATGGTTTGCCTGAACAAATATGTTCGGATAACGGGCCTCAATTTGTATCTGAAGACTTTAAGAAGTTTCTGAAGACTAATGGCATTAAACACTCTACGTCGGCACCTTATCATCCAGCAACAAATGGACTGGCGGAGCGTTTTGTACAGACCTTTAAGAAGGCGCTTAAAGCAATGAAACATGAGGATCTGCCTATGCAACATAAATTGGACAATTTTTTGTTCAACTATAGAAATGCGGTTCATGCTGTAACAGGTCAATCACCTGCAATGGTGTTTTTCAACAGACAGTTGGGTTCCAAATTGGACTTAGTTCGTCCTGATCTTAGAAGACAAGTGGAACAGAAAGTGTTCCATTGTGCACCTCAATGTCTTACCAGGAGTTTCCAGGTTGGTGAAGCTGTACTTGCCCGCGATTATAGAAACCAGAAATGGCAGCCGGGAGTTGTTGCGGAGGTACAAGGACCTCTAATGTATGCAGTCAACACGGCCGATGGCCAGATTCGCCGGCATGTGGATCAAATCGTACAGTCTACTATTGCTCCTCATCTGGAACCTCGGTTAAGTGCTTCGGATCAGCCAGTATCAATGGGGGGCCAATGGTCGAATAAGGAATTGGAACCTATGGTGCCTATGTCTTGTTATCCTGTTCTAGCTGCCAAAGAAGCACCTATGCCTTCGTTGGATATTTCACCAGCTAAAGTAGCAGTACAGGTTCCTGACCAGGTGGTTGCAATACCAAAACAGGTGTTCCCTAGCTCGGAAGTGCGGTGTTCGCCTGTAGAATCTGGATTAAGACGCTCAACCAGAATATCAAGGCCGCCACAGAGGTTGATTGATGAACTTTGA